One segment of Carya illinoinensis cultivar Pawnee chromosome 1, C.illinoinensisPawnee_v1, whole genome shotgun sequence DNA contains the following:
- the LOC122312108 gene encoding two-component response regulator-like APRR3 isoform X1, which translates to MEPRQPHKPEANDGPPFDLTSLPLKIFSAIPGFRAAGCAGEGIEMERNFGDAENKDGPGDKEVKWERLRVLLVEADYSTRQIITALLRKCSYRVAAVPDGLKAWETLKGRPHNIDLIITEVELPSISGFALLTLVMEHDVCKNIPVIMMSSHDSISMVLKCMLKGAADFLIKPVRKNELRNLWQHVWRRHTGTGGHIPQNLAVQQRKVEATFENIAPSNNSSDCVASTLRNIEYCEKESDAHSSCTTPYSEAEGAYMQNMQGPSQKNWSATNLSNSVMGKHGECAMLDKESVMPDSENREKSYRLGSEVAPCREACNSTALRLRGDHACAESITHNAGGQEEINRGNAGVATKVHGRNNELVEPSSGAIDLIGTFDNQPKCMYLNSNNKDGGTNKFEFVPHLELSLRRTCSSSLNYQGAEERPTLNHSSASAFSWYDSSKILQPHLPTLSRNWTELEEGGSKSHELSSNQLSRSLNCNFLQLDQEKLSSTIIGPSRQGELKFPSLQLGTIPVPGTRYDNSCDGYSHVLPVVLHNQSGPPTAWSPKPACQRDQSPLPSSTSFQSNLVMQNAEQGYHHSDETAESSIHQAVHEDNNLEPVEEHRQNSPAVGQTSSLCNGPGDQSKGVAYGSSSKGIDETATAPESWNETGLSIHDGSRRMDSLRSSHREAALTKFRLKRKERCFEKKVRYHSRKRLAEQRPRVKGQFVRQVQTDL; encoded by the exons ATGGAGCCACGTCAGCCTCACAAACCAGAAGCCAATGACGGCCCACCTTTTGATCTGACCTCCCTCCCTCTTAAGATATTTTCGGCGATCCCAGGATTCCGAG CGGCGGGGTGTGCTGGGGAAGGCATAGAAATGGAGAGAAATTTTGGGGACGCTGAGAACAAGGATGGGCCTGGAGATAAGGAGGTCAAGTGGGAGAGGTTGAGGGTTCTGCTGGTCGAAGCCGACTATTCCACTCGCCAGATTATCACTGCCCTCCTCCGCAAATGCAGCTACAGAG TTGCAGCAGTTCCTGATGGATTAAAGGCATGGGAGACATTAAAGGGGAGACCTCATAATATTGATCTCATAATAACCGAAGTCGAATTGCCATCAATATCCGGATTTGCACTTCTTACTTTAGTCATGGAGCATGACGTTTGCAAAAATATTCCTGTCATAA TGATGTCTTCACATGACTCAATTAGCATGGTATTGAAGTGCATGTTAAAAGGTGCAGCTGACTTTCTTATAAAGCCTGTCAGGAAGAATGAGCTTAGGAACCTCTGGCAGCATGTATGGAGAAGGCACACT GGGACTGGAGGACATATTCCTCAAAACTTGGCTGTTCAACAGCGAAAAGTAGAGgccacttttgaaaatattgcacCAAGCAATAACTCAAGTGATTGTGTGGCATCTACACTCAGAAATATTGAATACTGTGAGAAAGAGAGTGATGCCCAT AGCTCTTGTACAACACCTTACTCGGAAGCTGAGGGTGCATACATGCAAAATATGCAGGGTCCTTCACAGAAAAACTGGAGTGCTACAAATTTGAGCAACTCTGTTATGGGGAAGCATGGAGAGTGTGCTATGTTGGATAAGGAATCAGTTATGCCTGACAGTGAAAATAGAG AAAAATCATATAGATTGGGATCAGAAGTTGCACCATGCAGAGAGGCTTGTAACTCAACAGCTTTGAGATTGAGAGGAGATCATGCTTGTGCTGAATCAATTACTCACAATGCGGGTGGGCAAGAAGAAATTAACAGAGGCAATGCTGGTGTTGCCACTAAGGTTCATGGCCGCAATAATGAACTTGTTGAACCTTCTAGTGGAGCTATTGACTTGATTGGTACATTTGATAATCAACCCAAGTGCATGTATCTGAACAGTAATAATAAAGATGGTGGCACAAACAAGTTTGAATTTGTTCCACATTTGGAACTTTCTTTGAGAAGAACTTGCTCTAGTAGCTTAAATTACCAAGGTGCTGAGGAGAGGCCTACACTGAACCATTCTAGTGCCTCTGCTTTTTCATG GTATGATAGCAGTAAGATACTGCAACCCCATCTCCCGACACTATCTAGGAATTGGACCGAGTTGGAGGAGGGTGGAAGTAAATCCCATGAACTGTCATCTAATCAGCTCTCTCGTAGTCTCAATTGTAATTTTCTTCAGCTCGATCAGGAAAAATTGAGCTCTACCATCATTGGTCCATCCAGGCAAGGTGAACTCAAGTTTCCTAGTCTTCAGCTTGGGACAATTCCTGTCCCAGGGACAAGGTATGATAATAGCTGTGATGGATACAGTCATGTTTTACCAGTGGTGCTTCATAATCAGTCTGGTCCACCCACTGCATGGAGTCCCAAACCAGCCTGCCAGCGAGATCAGTCTCCCCTTCCTTCGAGTACCTCATTTCAATCCAATCTTGTAATGCAAAACGCAGAACAAGGTTATCACCACTCTGATGAGACTGCTGAAAGTTCCATTCACCAGGCTGTACATGAGGATAACAATTTGGAACCTGTGGAAGAACATAGGCAGAATTCTCCTGCTGTTGGTCAGACTAGTAGTTTATGCAATGGCCCTGGAGATCAGAGTAAGGGTGTTGCATATGGGAGCAGTTCAAAGGGTATAGATGAGACTGCCACTGCCCCTGAGAGCTGGAATGAAACTGGTCTCTCCATTCATGATGGATCAAGAAGAATGGACTCTCTTCGCTCGAGCCATAGGGAAGCAGCTCTCACAAAGTTCCGACTGAAGCGGAAAGAGCGATGCTTTGAAAAAAAG GTTCGCTATCACAGCCGGAAAAGACTGGCAGAGCAACGCCCTCGAGTGAAAGGACAGTTTGTTCGCCAGGTGCAAACTGATCTATGA
- the LOC122312108 gene encoding two-component response regulator-like PRR95 isoform X2: MEPRQPHKPEANDGPPFDLTSLPLKIFSAIPGFRAAGCAGEGIEMERNFGDAENKDGPGDKEVKWERLRVLLVEADYSTRQIITALLRKCSYRVMSSHDSISMVLKCMLKGAADFLIKPVRKNELRNLWQHVWRRHTGTGGHIPQNLAVQQRKVEATFENIAPSNNSSDCVASTLRNIEYCEKESDAHSSCTTPYSEAEGAYMQNMQGPSQKNWSATNLSNSVMGKHGECAMLDKESVMPDSENREKSYRLGSEVAPCREACNSTALRLRGDHACAESITHNAGGQEEINRGNAGVATKVHGRNNELVEPSSGAIDLIGTFDNQPKCMYLNSNNKDGGTNKFEFVPHLELSLRRTCSSSLNYQGAEERPTLNHSSASAFSWYDSSKILQPHLPTLSRNWTELEEGGSKSHELSSNQLSRSLNCNFLQLDQEKLSSTIIGPSRQGELKFPSLQLGTIPVPGTRYDNSCDGYSHVLPVVLHNQSGPPTAWSPKPACQRDQSPLPSSTSFQSNLVMQNAEQGYHHSDETAESSIHQAVHEDNNLEPVEEHRQNSPAVGQTSSLCNGPGDQSKGVAYGSSSKGIDETATAPESWNETGLSIHDGSRRMDSLRSSHREAALTKFRLKRKERCFEKKVRYHSRKRLAEQRPRVKGQFVRQVQTDL; encoded by the exons ATGGAGCCACGTCAGCCTCACAAACCAGAAGCCAATGACGGCCCACCTTTTGATCTGACCTCCCTCCCTCTTAAGATATTTTCGGCGATCCCAGGATTCCGAG CGGCGGGGTGTGCTGGGGAAGGCATAGAAATGGAGAGAAATTTTGGGGACGCTGAGAACAAGGATGGGCCTGGAGATAAGGAGGTCAAGTGGGAGAGGTTGAGGGTTCTGCTGGTCGAAGCCGACTATTCCACTCGCCAGATTATCACTGCCCTCCTCCGCAAATGCAGCTACAGAG TGATGTCTTCACATGACTCAATTAGCATGGTATTGAAGTGCATGTTAAAAGGTGCAGCTGACTTTCTTATAAAGCCTGTCAGGAAGAATGAGCTTAGGAACCTCTGGCAGCATGTATGGAGAAGGCACACT GGGACTGGAGGACATATTCCTCAAAACTTGGCTGTTCAACAGCGAAAAGTAGAGgccacttttgaaaatattgcacCAAGCAATAACTCAAGTGATTGTGTGGCATCTACACTCAGAAATATTGAATACTGTGAGAAAGAGAGTGATGCCCAT AGCTCTTGTACAACACCTTACTCGGAAGCTGAGGGTGCATACATGCAAAATATGCAGGGTCCTTCACAGAAAAACTGGAGTGCTACAAATTTGAGCAACTCTGTTATGGGGAAGCATGGAGAGTGTGCTATGTTGGATAAGGAATCAGTTATGCCTGACAGTGAAAATAGAG AAAAATCATATAGATTGGGATCAGAAGTTGCACCATGCAGAGAGGCTTGTAACTCAACAGCTTTGAGATTGAGAGGAGATCATGCTTGTGCTGAATCAATTACTCACAATGCGGGTGGGCAAGAAGAAATTAACAGAGGCAATGCTGGTGTTGCCACTAAGGTTCATGGCCGCAATAATGAACTTGTTGAACCTTCTAGTGGAGCTATTGACTTGATTGGTACATTTGATAATCAACCCAAGTGCATGTATCTGAACAGTAATAATAAAGATGGTGGCACAAACAAGTTTGAATTTGTTCCACATTTGGAACTTTCTTTGAGAAGAACTTGCTCTAGTAGCTTAAATTACCAAGGTGCTGAGGAGAGGCCTACACTGAACCATTCTAGTGCCTCTGCTTTTTCATG GTATGATAGCAGTAAGATACTGCAACCCCATCTCCCGACACTATCTAGGAATTGGACCGAGTTGGAGGAGGGTGGAAGTAAATCCCATGAACTGTCATCTAATCAGCTCTCTCGTAGTCTCAATTGTAATTTTCTTCAGCTCGATCAGGAAAAATTGAGCTCTACCATCATTGGTCCATCCAGGCAAGGTGAACTCAAGTTTCCTAGTCTTCAGCTTGGGACAATTCCTGTCCCAGGGACAAGGTATGATAATAGCTGTGATGGATACAGTCATGTTTTACCAGTGGTGCTTCATAATCAGTCTGGTCCACCCACTGCATGGAGTCCCAAACCAGCCTGCCAGCGAGATCAGTCTCCCCTTCCTTCGAGTACCTCATTTCAATCCAATCTTGTAATGCAAAACGCAGAACAAGGTTATCACCACTCTGATGAGACTGCTGAAAGTTCCATTCACCAGGCTGTACATGAGGATAACAATTTGGAACCTGTGGAAGAACATAGGCAGAATTCTCCTGCTGTTGGTCAGACTAGTAGTTTATGCAATGGCCCTGGAGATCAGAGTAAGGGTGTTGCATATGGGAGCAGTTCAAAGGGTATAGATGAGACTGCCACTGCCCCTGAGAGCTGGAATGAAACTGGTCTCTCCATTCATGATGGATCAAGAAGAATGGACTCTCTTCGCTCGAGCCATAGGGAAGCAGCTCTCACAAAGTTCCGACTGAAGCGGAAAGAGCGATGCTTTGAAAAAAAG GTTCGCTATCACAGCCGGAAAAGACTGGCAGAGCAACGCCCTCGAGTGAAAGGACAGTTTGTTCGCCAGGTGCAAACTGATCTATGA